The following coding sequences lie in one Sorex araneus isolate mSorAra2 chromosome 4, mSorAra2.pri, whole genome shotgun sequence genomic window:
- the ASF1A gene encoding histone chaperone ASF1A, which translates to MAKVQVNNVVVLDNPSPFYNPFQFEITFECIEDLSEDLEWKIIYVGSAESEEYDQVLDSVLVGPVPAGRHMFVFQADAPNPGLIPDADAVGVTVVLITCTYRGQEFIRVGYYVNNEYTETELRENPPVKPDFSKLQRNILASNPRVTRFHINWEDNTEKLEDAESSNPNLQSLLSTDALPSASKGWSTSENSLNVMLESHMDCM; encoded by the exons atggcAAAGGTTCAGGTGAACAATGTAGTGGTGCTGGATAACCCTTCTCCTTTCTACAACCCGTTCCAGTTCGAGATCACCTTCGAGTGCATCGAGGACCTGTCTGAAG ACTTGGAATGGAAAATTATCTATGTGGGCTCTGCAGAAAGTGAAGAATACGATCAAGTTTTAGACTCTGTTTTAGTGGGTCCTGTACCTGCGGGAAGGCATATGTTTGTATTTCAG GCTGATGCGCCTAATCCAGGACTCATTCCAGATGCAGATGCAGTAGGTGTTACAGTTGTGCTAATTACGTGTACCTATCGGGGTCAAGAATTTATTAGAGTTGGCTATTATGTAAATAATGAATATACTGAGACAGAGTTAAGAGAAAATCCTCCAGTAAAACCAGACTTCTCTAAG CTTCAAAGGAATATTTTGGCATCTAATCCCAGAGTCACAAGATTCCACATCAATTGGGAAGATAATACAGAAAAACTGGAAGATGCGGAGAGCAGTAATCCAAATCTACAATCACTTCTTTCAACAGATGCATTACCTTCAGCATCAAAGGGATGGTCCACATCAGAAAACTCACTAAATGTCATGTTAGAATCCCATATGGACTGCATGTGA